Proteins from one Syntrophaceae bacterium genomic window:
- a CDS encoding response regulator transcription factor — protein MKESPTRRILIIEDDEHIAEGLKLNLTLQGYETAIAGSGTRGLDLWKEWNPHLIVLDIMLPGLDGLSVLRHIRLEDERLPVLILSAKGEPDDRIRGFSCGVDDYLAKPFNLDEFLLRVERLLMRSSWSRGGTADGGRTGREAANIYTFGENIIDFEKKTAQCRQGLIQLTDQEIKLLRVFITNRGKPLSRKVLLEVGWGYSGVTATRTVDSFMVRLRKYFELDPEHPVYFKSLRSVGYLFDHP, from the coding sequence ATGAAAGAGAGTCCAACCAGGCGCATCCTCATCATTGAAGACGACGAGCACATCGCCGAGGGGCTGAAGCTGAACCTGACCCTTCAGGGGTACGAGACGGCGATTGCCGGCAGCGGAACGCGGGGGCTTGACCTGTGGAAAGAGTGGAATCCCCACCTGATTGTCCTCGACATCATGCTGCCCGGGCTGGACGGCCTGTCGGTCCTGCGCCACATCCGCCTGGAGGACGAGAGGCTCCCCGTTCTGATTCTTTCCGCCAAAGGGGAGCCCGATGACCGGATCAGGGGGTTTTCCTGCGGCGTCGACGACTACCTGGCCAAGCCTTTTAACCTGGATGAATTTCTGCTCCGGGTCGAACGGCTCCTCATGAGATCCTCCTGGAGCCGGGGCGGCACAGCGGACGGTGGGAGGACGGGACGCGAAGCCGCGAATATTTATACCTTCGGCGAGAACATCATCGATTTCGAAAAGAAGACGGCACAGTGCAGGCAGGGGCTTATTCAGCTTACGGACCAGGAAATAAAGCTGCTCCGGGTGTTTATCACGAACCGGGGGAAGCCGCTGTCGCGCAAGGTACTCCTGGAGGTAGGCTGGGGGTACTCGGGTGTGACGGCGACGCGGACGGTGGACAGCTTCATGGTCCGCCTGCGGAAATACTTCGAGCTGGATCCGGAGCACCCTGTCTACTTCAAGAGCCTCCGCTCGGTGGGCTACCTGTTCGACCACCCGTGA
- a CDS encoding HAMP domain-containing histidine kinase, whose protein sequence is MEQAKWFFRPVFTFVLSVIALAISLFLYIYWYVGVSEGLKALSLRYNLDPNQFFEAKTWVVIVILSLLVGVILVGVLMIFIYNVKTMHLYRLQNTFINNFTHELKTPVTSLKLYLETFAKHEIPREDQLRYIDFMLRDVERLAGNINSILNLARIESRVYRGDFTTVDLVELMREFLVSNRHLFRGCEISLENPSGGAILYPVVVPLFEMLLMNTLTNAMKYNDSGNPRVRISFGRDKERILIHFRDNGIGIDGKDLKNIFRKFYQGHHRSEQVPAGGSGIGLYLAQQIARLHQGNMTAESDGIGKGSVFTLSLHRPAKKKG, encoded by the coding sequence ATGGAACAGGCAAAATGGTTTTTCCGCCCCGTCTTCACCTTCGTCCTTTCCGTGATCGCGCTGGCCATCTCGCTTTTTCTCTACATCTACTGGTATGTCGGAGTCAGCGAGGGGCTCAAGGCGCTGAGCCTTCGCTACAATCTCGATCCGAACCAGTTTTTCGAGGCAAAGACCTGGGTCGTCATCGTCATCCTGTCGCTCCTGGTCGGCGTCATCCTGGTCGGCGTGCTCATGATCTTCATTTACAATGTCAAGACGATGCACCTCTACCGCCTGCAGAACACGTTCATCAACAACTTCACCCACGAGCTGAAAACACCGGTCACGTCGCTGAAACTCTACCTTGAAACCTTCGCGAAACATGAGATACCGAGAGAAGACCAGCTCCGGTATATCGACTTCATGCTCCGGGACGTGGAGAGGCTGGCCGGCAACATCAACAGCATCCTGAACCTGGCGCGGATTGAAAGCAGGGTTTACCGAGGCGACTTCACGACGGTGGACCTGGTGGAGTTGATGCGGGAGTTCCTGGTTAGCAACCGCCATCTCTTCCGGGGTTGTGAAATCAGCCTGGAAAACCCGTCAGGCGGGGCAATCCTTTATCCCGTCGTTGTCCCCCTGTTTGAAATGCTGCTCATGAATACCCTGACCAACGCCATGAAATACAACGATTCCGGGAATCCCCGCGTCCGGATCTCCTTCGGGCGGGACAAGGAACGCATCCTGATCCACTTCCGGGACAACGGAATCGGCATCGACGGGAAGGATCTTAAAAATATATTCAGGAAGTTCTACCAGGGACACCACCGGAGTGAACAGGTACCCGCCGGGGGAAGCGGCATCGGCCTCTACCTCGCCCAGCAAATCGCCAGGCTCCACCAGGGGAACATGACGGCCGAGAGCGATGGAATCGGGAAGGGATCCGTGTTCACCCTGTCCCTGCACCGCCCGGCAAAGAAAAAAGGATAA
- a CDS encoding B12-binding domain-containing radical SAM protein produces MTNQPRHPLGTRARILLTSVFGPYAQDDEYGSRRINPMELYQNQVTRVQGGFSLRMFHRSFGLMMIQANLEAPCTLLDFPDRERFIGEIRDRTYEVIGISGILPNVGKIREMCRLIRQHQPAATIVVGGHVTGKEGLEQMIDADIIVRGEGIRWFQRYLGQDDKTPIRHPMAISGFGSRMLGINIGGRRGGTAAILIPSVGCPVGCNFCSTSALFGGKGNCIHFYETGDELFAVMCELEKNLETRSFFTLDENFLLHKKRALRLLELMEAHNKSWAVYVFSSARVLKSYSIDQLLRLGISWVWMGLEGEESAYDKLKGVDTRDLVKTLQSHGIRVLGSSIIGLEEHRPETMDDVIDYAISHDTVFHQFMLYSPVPGTPLHEKHKEDGTLLPETEFPLADAHGQYRFNYRHRHIRNGQEEEFLLEAFRRDFEVNGPSLLRMIRVMLDGWKANRDQAPRIRKRIDREVFPLRSSYAGAVWAIRKWYRRSNPRIAVKADRLLGDLYETFGWTTRLIAPVVGRYAHLMLQREEERLADGWTYEPGTFCEKNAAAVLLEQEEAAKAKAVAGKIRPVVREPRPA; encoded by the coding sequence ATGACCAACCAGCCCCGCCATCCGCTCGGTACCCGGGCCCGCATCCTGCTGACCAGCGTCTTCGGACCCTATGCTCAGGATGATGAATACGGCAGCCGCAGGATCAACCCGATGGAGCTGTACCAGAATCAGGTGACGCGCGTTCAGGGGGGATTCTCCCTGCGCATGTTTCACCGGTCCTTCGGCCTCATGATGATCCAGGCCAACCTGGAGGCTCCCTGCACCCTCCTCGATTTTCCCGACCGGGAGCGCTTCATTGGGGAAATCCGGGATCGCACCTACGAGGTCATCGGCATCAGCGGGATTCTTCCCAATGTCGGCAAGATCCGGGAAATGTGCCGGCTGATCCGGCAGCACCAGCCCGCCGCTACGATCGTCGTCGGCGGCCATGTCACCGGGAAGGAAGGACTTGAGCAGATGATCGACGCGGACATCATCGTCCGTGGTGAGGGGATCCGGTGGTTTCAGCGGTACCTGGGACAGGACGACAAGACGCCGATCCGGCACCCCATGGCGATATCCGGCTTCGGCAGCAGGATGTTGGGCATCAATATCGGCGGCAGGCGCGGCGGCACGGCGGCGATCCTGATTCCCTCCGTCGGCTGTCCCGTCGGATGCAACTTCTGTTCGACCTCGGCCCTGTTCGGCGGCAAGGGCAATTGCATCCATTTCTATGAAACGGGGGATGAGCTTTTTGCCGTCATGTGCGAACTCGAGAAGAATCTCGAGACGAGGTCCTTCTTCACGCTGGACGAAAACTTTCTTCTCCACAAGAAAAGGGCGCTCCGGCTTCTCGAGTTGATGGAGGCCCACAACAAGAGCTGGGCCGTCTATGTCTTCAGCTCCGCCCGGGTCCTGAAATCCTACAGCATCGACCAGTTGCTGAGGCTTGGCATAAGCTGGGTCTGGATGGGGCTGGAAGGGGAAGAGAGCGCCTATGACAAGCTGAAGGGAGTGGACACCCGCGATCTGGTGAAGACCCTGCAGTCCCACGGCATCCGGGTCCTGGGTTCCTCCATCATCGGGCTCGAAGAGCACCGGCCCGAAACCATGGATGACGTGATCGACTATGCGATCAGCCATGATACGGTTTTTCACCAGTTCATGCTCTATTCGCCGGTTCCGGGGACGCCTCTTCATGAAAAGCACAAAGAGGACGGAACATTGCTTCCGGAAACGGAATTCCCCCTCGCCGATGCCCACGGGCAGTATCGCTTCAACTATCGTCACCGGCATATCCGGAACGGTCAGGAAGAGGAATTTCTCCTGGAGGCCTTCCGGCGCGACTTCGAGGTGAACGGACCCAGCCTGCTGCGCATGATCCGGGTGATGCTGGACGGATGGAAAGCGAACAGGGATCAGGCGCCGCGGATCCGGAAACGCATCGACCGGGAGGTTTTCCCCCTGAGATCGAGCTATGCGGGCGCCGTCTGGGCGATCCGGAAGTGGTACCGACGCAGCAATCCGCGGATCGCCGTGAAGGCCGACCGGCTCCTCGGGGATCTCTATGAGACCTTCGGCTGGACGACTCGGCTGATCGCGCCTGTTGTCGGCCGCTATGCCCATCTCATGCTGCAGAGGGAAGAAGAACGACTGGCCGACGGCTGGACGTACGAGCCCGGCACCTTCTGCGAGAAGAACGCCGCCGCTGTGCTTCTGGAACAGGAAGAGGCGGCAAAGGCAAAAGCGGTCGCGGGAAAGATTCGTCCTGTCGTCCGCGAGCCCAGGCCAGCCTGA
- a CDS encoding MFS transporter, with product MFNQEDGTHRRSRFWGETTAFLALFLDNVGVLVFMSAILMFTFNYPAEIILKRMIPGTAIGVFFGDLVYTWLAVRLRRKTGRTDVTAMPLGLDTPSSIGLVYAVLGPAYIATKNAELTWQIGMATLFMIGLAKVVLSFFGAWVQRIVPTAGILGSLAGIGLLLLGFLPLLEIFNEVVVGMVALGLIFATLLGRMELPGRIPGILLAVILGSALHFALGYGGYIPEFKAPSFEMSLCIPVFSLSFLKSLPQSLQYLPIAVPFAILTIIGGINNTESARLAGDDYRTRDILLTEAVTSLVASFFGGVAQTTPYIGHPAYKKMGATHWYTLMTGLLIGIGSVVGLLSLIVGLIPRAVLAPIFIFIGLEIIRQAYREAPDAHSPAVSMSFLPVVANLVIIILGQFLGALEVNPNTLPARLQTMFQTLTVLSNGFILTGLLWGSVVAFLIDRKPRPAALCAFLCAVFSLFGFIHSILPTGEIYLPWEAGSNQPFMIALAYVILSAIFLSLKAEDGV from the coding sequence ATGTTCAATCAAGAAGACGGAACACACCGCAGGAGCCGTTTCTGGGGCGAGACCACGGCCTTCCTGGCCCTGTTCCTCGACAACGTCGGCGTTCTCGTCTTCATGAGCGCCATCCTGATGTTCACCTTCAACTACCCCGCGGAGATCATCCTGAAGCGGATGATCCCCGGGACAGCCATCGGTGTCTTTTTCGGAGATCTCGTTTACACATGGCTGGCCGTCCGCCTGAGGAGAAAAACGGGCCGGACCGACGTCACGGCCATGCCCCTGGGCCTCGACACTCCCTCCAGCATCGGCCTCGTCTACGCCGTCCTGGGTCCCGCCTATATCGCCACGAAAAACGCGGAGCTGACCTGGCAGATCGGCATGGCCACCCTCTTCATGATCGGGCTGGCCAAGGTCGTCCTGTCGTTTTTCGGCGCCTGGGTGCAGCGCATCGTCCCCACCGCCGGCATCCTGGGTTCCCTCGCCGGCATCGGGCTCCTCCTGCTGGGCTTCCTGCCGCTTCTGGAGATTTTCAACGAGGTCGTGGTGGGCATGGTGGCCCTGGGGCTGATTTTCGCCACCCTCCTGGGCCGGATGGAGCTGCCCGGGCGTATCCCCGGCATCTTGCTCGCGGTAATCCTGGGATCGGCCCTCCATTTCGCTCTCGGCTACGGCGGATACATCCCGGAGTTCAAGGCCCCGAGCTTCGAGATGTCTCTTTGTATCCCTGTCTTCTCGCTTTCCTTTCTAAAGAGCCTGCCCCAGAGCCTCCAGTATCTGCCCATCGCCGTTCCCTTCGCGATCCTGACCATCATCGGCGGGATCAACAACACGGAAAGCGCCCGCCTGGCGGGGGACGATTACAGGACCCGGGACATCCTGCTGACGGAGGCCGTTACCTCCCTCGTCGCCTCGTTTTTCGGCGGCGTGGCGCAGACGACGCCCTACATCGGCCACCCTGCCTACAAGAAGATGGGCGCAACCCACTGGTACACACTCATGACGGGCCTCCTCATCGGCATCGGCTCCGTCGTCGGCCTCCTGTCCCTGATCGTGGGCCTCATCCCGCGGGCCGTCCTGGCCCCGATCTTCATCTTCATCGGCCTGGAAATCATCCGCCAGGCCTACCGGGAAGCCCCTGACGCCCACTCGCCCGCCGTCAGCATGAGTTTCCTGCCCGTCGTCGCCAACCTCGTGATCATCATCCTGGGCCAGTTCCTGGGCGCCCTGGAGGTCAACCCGAACACGCTTCCGGCGCGCCTTCAGACGATGTTTCAGACGCTGACCGTCCTCAGCAACGGCTTCATCCTGACCGGCCTGCTCTGGGGAAGCGTCGTGGCGTTTCTCATTGATCGGAAGCCGCGCCCGGCCGCCCTGTGCGCCTTTCTCTGCGCCGTTTTCAGTCTCTTCGGCTTCATCCACTCGATCTTGCCCACCGGCGAGATTTACCTTCCCTGGGAGGCCGGATCAAATCAGCCATTCATGATCGCCCTGGCTTACGTCATCCTGTCCGCCATCTTCCTCAGCCTGAAGGCGGAGGACGGGGTCTGA
- a CDS encoding 4Fe-4S binding protein, protein MKQGDKRDLPATGFCTRRTFLIGSAGTLAAAGAAGCTRETIPDSKIPLKSSQPKTALVLWYSQAGHTERNGRLIGKVLEQNGLAVTALDIRRFDPSAMKDYDLIVLGTPVYYLDTPGNVRSWLASIPDIRGIPVAAYSTFGGPGDNQYNTAFSTLQLLCAKGGVPIGIAAFGNMSTFAPTWSSGKEARILKYRDRPNEETYTQVREFAKQALQTVRSGSTISPVRKEFHYGDVFKGSVMMKFTKLLISRHTIDAAKCIGCGTCVRVCPVGATHPAQHRVDQDRCIACMGCVNNCPAQAIDMVFMGKKVYGFKDFLRKYDIRIQEPKEFQG, encoded by the coding sequence ATGAAGCAGGGAGACAAACGCGACCTGCCGGCCACGGGCTTCTGCACGCGCAGAACGTTCCTGATCGGGTCCGCAGGGACCCTGGCAGCCGCCGGCGCGGCCGGATGCACGAGGGAAACCATTCCCGATTCAAAAATCCCGCTGAAATCCTCACAGCCGAAAACGGCACTCGTCCTCTGGTACAGTCAGGCAGGACACACGGAGCGGAACGGCAGGCTGATCGGAAAGGTTCTCGAGCAGAACGGACTGGCGGTGACGGCGCTGGATATCCGCCGGTTCGATCCATCCGCGATGAAGGACTACGATCTCATCGTCCTGGGAACACCAGTCTATTACCTGGACACGCCGGGTAACGTCCGATCCTGGCTTGCGTCCATTCCTGATATTCGGGGCATTCCTGTGGCGGCCTATTCCACCTTCGGCGGCCCCGGGGACAACCAGTACAACACCGCCTTCTCCACGCTCCAGCTTCTGTGTGCGAAGGGAGGCGTCCCGATCGGGATCGCCGCATTCGGCAACATGTCCACCTTCGCCCCGACCTGGTCGTCCGGGAAAGAGGCGCGCATCCTCAAATACAGGGACCGGCCGAACGAGGAGACCTACACACAGGTCCGGGAGTTCGCGAAACAGGCACTGCAGACGGTCCGGAGCGGCAGCACCATCTCCCCCGTGCGGAAGGAGTTTCATTACGGCGACGTCTTCAAGGGATCCGTGATGATGAAATTCACGAAACTCTTGATCTCCCGGCATACCATCGACGCGGCGAAATGCATCGGCTGCGGCACCTGCGTCCGGGTATGCCCGGTCGGCGCCACACACCCTGCACAGCACAGAGTGGACCAGGACCGCTGCATCGCCTGCATGGGCTGCGTCAACAACTGCCCGGCCCAGGCAATCGACATGGTATTCATGGGGAAAAAAGTCTACGGCTTCAAGGATTTTCTACGGAAATACGATATTCGTATCCAAGAGCCCAAGGAATTTCAGGGATAG
- a CDS encoding MBL fold metallo-hydrolase: MDESVFGKIRVVRGTNGGRFPFCNSLLIDDGVKAVIDPGAGPKAMMEIKGAVNVDMVINTHFHFDHISGNHFFDQAEILVNDIESECYRNREDIPKRLGMSDYYGEGWIPGWLERISRPDSPQSPYSPQNRHEWWLSTARIDGTYRWGDVLDFGTTKMEVIGAPGHSAGFCCLYFPGEGVAYTGDIDLTSFGPWYFGADGDIARFIQSAERIAELDAEVFVTGHEVGIVRSKDFRKAVRKYTALIDARDERILEALAEPLPLRDLHAKGLIYGRKFLIDQWVCAWDHLAVDKHLSRLLSQGRILYSDGKYRKT, from the coding sequence ATGGATGAAAGCGTCTTCGGAAAGATACGGGTCGTTCGAGGAACCAACGGCGGACGCTTTCCCTTCTGCAACTCGCTCCTGATCGACGATGGCGTCAAGGCCGTCATCGACCCCGGCGCCGGCCCGAAGGCGATGATGGAGATAAAAGGCGCTGTAAACGTCGACATGGTCATCAACACCCATTTTCATTTCGACCACATTTCCGGCAACCACTTCTTCGATCAGGCCGAAATTCTGGTCAACGATATCGAAAGCGAATGTTATCGGAACCGCGAAGACATCCCGAAGCGGCTGGGAATGAGCGATTATTACGGTGAAGGATGGATCCCCGGCTGGCTGGAGCGCATCTCGCGCCCCGACAGTCCCCAGAGCCCCTACTCGCCCCAGAACCGGCACGAATGGTGGCTCTCGACGGCAAGAATCGACGGCACCTATCGCTGGGGAGACGTCCTGGATTTCGGAACCACGAAAATGGAAGTCATTGGAGCGCCCGGGCACTCCGCGGGATTCTGCTGCCTGTATTTCCCCGGCGAAGGCGTGGCCTATACCGGAGACATCGACCTGACATCCTTCGGCCCATGGTATTTCGGAGCCGACGGCGATATCGCCCGGTTCATCCAATCCGCCGAACGGATCGCTGAACTGGACGCCGAGGTATTCGTAACCGGCCATGAGGTGGGCATCGTTCGGAGCAAGGACTTCCGGAAAGCCGTTCGGAAATATACCGCGCTGATCGATGCACGGGACGAGCGCATTTTGGAAGCCCTCGCTGAGCCGCTACCGTTGAGGGACCTGCATGCGAAGGGATTGATATACGGAAGGAAATTCTTGATCGATCAATGGGTCTGCGCTTGGGATCATCTCGCCGTGGACAAGCATCTCTCACGTCTCCTGTCCCAGGGCAGGATCCTTTACTCCGACGGGAAATACAGAAAAACATGA
- a CDS encoding cyclic nucleotide-binding domain-containing protein, giving the protein MDAHSVKENEELIQRVKSMATFRSFEKKDFYRILNFSKIKEYEPGELILAEGSYDNWIYFVLSGKVRIVRHEEEIGVLNRTGDIFGEMGIIDGSARSASIFALEKTICLATDISFIDRLTGDDRLAFTAILYQLLAEILAVRLRTTSEELVRAREEIADLKGGAGR; this is encoded by the coding sequence ATGGATGCGCACTCGGTGAAGGAAAACGAAGAACTGATCCAGAGAGTGAAGAGCATGGCTACGTTCCGCTCCTTCGAAAAGAAGGATTTTTACCGGATCCTCAACTTCAGCAAGATCAAGGAGTATGAGCCGGGCGAGCTGATCCTGGCAGAGGGCAGCTATGACAACTGGATCTATTTCGTCCTGTCGGGCAAGGTGCGCATTGTCCGGCACGAAGAGGAGATCGGTGTCCTCAACCGCACCGGCGACATCTTCGGCGAAATGGGGATCATCGACGGATCGGCCCGGTCTGCGTCCATCTTTGCCCTGGAAAAGACCATCTGCCTGGCGACGGACATCTCGTTCATCGATCGCCTGACCGGAGACGACCGGCTGGCGTTCACGGCCATTCTTTACCAGCTCCTGGCGGAGATCCTGGCCGTCCGTTTGAGAACGACCAGTGAAGAACTGGTCAGAGCCAGGGAGGAGATCGCCGATTTGAAAGGCGGGGCGGGCCGGTGA
- a CDS encoding DUF2608 domain-containing protein, which translates to MKRVDGRQHGRMCDRVRCTAVVLLLLFVLVLPVSAGAEVRETTDLKSLEKEVTAGTLVCFDLDNTLIRAEQMLGSDQWWDDVVYELAASGLSGREATIKAYQIWLPLQTTSRFIPVQPDGPAVVRGFQERGIKVLGLTARPSMIASLTYKQLASIGIDLRWGEPRSEPLNLTLKDTARYENGILFVGEQNSKGEALKGFLAATGMKPAKIVFADDKKKHVDELERVFGSGPIPYVGFRYGGADEWVKRYDRGIVEIQKKYLGRILPDDVAARLK; encoded by the coding sequence ATGAAAAGAGTTGATGGAAGACAGCATGGACGGATGTGCGATCGGGTTCGATGCACCGCGGTGGTCCTGTTGCTTCTGTTCGTTCTTGTCCTTCCTGTTTCCGCAGGAGCCGAGGTTCGCGAGACGACGGATCTGAAGAGCCTGGAAAAGGAAGTGACCGCAGGCACTCTGGTCTGTTTCGACCTCGACAATACCCTGATCCGGGCTGAGCAGATGCTGGGGAGCGACCAGTGGTGGGACGACGTTGTTTATGAGCTGGCCGCGTCCGGTCTGTCCGGGCGGGAAGCGACCATCAAGGCATACCAGATCTGGCTGCCGCTCCAGACAACCAGCCGGTTCATCCCGGTGCAGCCGGACGGCCCGGCGGTCGTGCGCGGCTTCCAGGAACGGGGCATCAAGGTGTTGGGACTCACGGCCCGTCCCTCCATGATCGCCTCCCTCACCTATAAGCAGCTGGCGTCCATCGGCATCGATCTCCGCTGGGGAGAACCCCGGAGCGAGCCGCTGAACCTGACCCTGAAGGACACCGCCCGTTACGAGAACGGCATCCTGTTTGTCGGAGAGCAGAACAGCAAGGGCGAGGCACTGAAGGGTTTCCTGGCCGCAACAGGGATGAAGCCAGCGAAGATCGTCTTCGCCGACGACAAGAAGAAGCATGTCGACGAACTGGAGAGGGTCTTCGGGAGCGGCCCCATCCCCTATGTCGGTTTCCGGTACGGCGGGGCCGATGAATGGGTGAAGCGCTACGACCGCGGCATTGTGGAGATCCAGAAGAAGTACCTGGGCCGCATCCTCCCGGACGATGTGGCGGCAAGGCTGAAATAG
- a CDS encoding cytidine deaminase, translating into MEAAVDVIRRNYRDERHTVGAAVLCGSGRTYVGVNIDSCGYGPCAEPVAIGSAISSGEREFLTIVAVGGLDKGYPVLPPCGNCRQLLLDYAPDAMVILEFNERLVKVKARDLLPAAYAGFNGK; encoded by the coding sequence ATGGAAGCCGCCGTTGACGTGATCCGACGAAACTACCGGGACGAGCGGCACACCGTTGGGGCGGCCGTGCTGTGTGGTTCCGGGAGAACGTACGTTGGCGTCAACATTGATTCGTGTGGGTACGGGCCTTGCGCCGAACCCGTCGCCATCGGCTCGGCCATCAGCAGCGGCGAACGGGAATTCCTGACCATCGTTGCAGTGGGTGGCCTGGATAAAGGCTATCCTGTTTTGCCGCCTTGCGGGAACTGCCGGCAGCTCTTGCTGGATTATGCTCCCGACGCGATGGTCATCCTTGAATTCAATGAAAGACTCGTCAAAGTCAAAGCCCGTGATCTCCTGCCCGCAGCCTATGCCGGTTTCAACGGCAAATAG
- a CDS encoding LysE family transporter: METTLLLKGILIGFSIAAPVGPIGVLCIRRTLADGRVSGLVSGLGAAVADAVYGCIAAFGLTFVSGFLIGGHAWLRIAGGAFLCVLGIRTFLSGPAAKVAPAAGRNLAGAFISTFFLTLTNPMTILSFVGIFAGLGIAGAGGDYGAAGALVLGVFSGSALWWVLLSGGVGALREKFTPRGMQWVNRGAGAIIAAFGLLALLG; encoded by the coding sequence ATGGAAACGACGCTCCTCCTCAAGGGGATCCTCATCGGGTTTTCAATCGCCGCGCCCGTCGGGCCGATCGGCGTTCTATGCATCCGGCGCACGCTGGCCGATGGGCGGGTCTCGGGCCTTGTCTCCGGCCTCGGGGCTGCGGTGGCGGATGCGGTATACGGCTGCATTGCCGCTTTCGGCCTGACGTTCGTCTCCGGCTTCCTGATCGGCGGGCACGCCTGGCTTCGCATCGCCGGAGGAGCCTTTCTCTGCGTTCTGGGCATCCGGACCTTCCTGTCCGGTCCCGCCGCAAAGGTCGCTCCAGCCGCCGGGAGAAACCTGGCCGGCGCTTTCATTTCGACGTTTTTCCTGACTCTCACCAACCCGATGACGATTCTCTCGTTTGTGGGGATTTTCGCAGGGCTGGGGATCGCAGGCGCCGGCGGGGACTATGGGGCGGCGGGCGCTCTGGTCCTGGGCGTTTTCAGCGGCTCCGCCCTGTGGTGGGTTCTCCTCAGCGGTGGCGTCGGCGCACTGCGGGAGAAATTCACTCCCCGGGGGATGCAGTGGGTCAACCGGGGCGCCGGCGCGATCATTGCGGCATTCGGCCTGCTGGCCCTCCTGGGCTAG
- a CDS encoding GrpB family protein → METLDEKVARVVKEEVAIVPYDPGWTETFERERRHLRSCLPADLLGRIEHFGSTAIPGLPAKPIVDMLVEVTSLDETKRRIAPILEAQGYEYFWRPSWGEDTPPFYAWFIKRDGNGNRTHHTHMVESGFEQWDGLLFRDYLREHPDAAREYGDLKIRLSRIHVRDRVAYTTAKGDFVRRVTELARRLYAEDRRMHGADEPPHR, encoded by the coding sequence ATGGAAACGCTCGACGAAAAGGTGGCCCGCGTGGTGAAGGAGGAGGTAGCCATTGTGCCGTACGATCCCGGCTGGACGGAGACGTTCGAGCGGGAGCGGCGCCATCTTCGGTCCTGCCTGCCCGCAGACCTGCTCGGGAGGATCGAGCATTTCGGCAGCACCGCCATTCCCGGTCTCCCGGCCAAGCCAATCGTCGACATGCTGGTCGAAGTGACGAGCCTGGACGAAACGAAGCGGCGCATCGCGCCCATTCTGGAGGCGCAGGGGTATGAATACTTCTGGAGACCCTCCTGGGGAGAAGACACTCCGCCGTTCTATGCCTGGTTCATCAAGCGGGATGGAAACGGGAACAGAACGCATCACACCCACATGGTCGAGTCCGGATTCGAGCAGTGGGACGGACTCCTGTTCCGGGACTACCTGCGGGAACATCCGGATGCGGCCCGGGAGTATGGCGATCTCAAAATCAGGCTCTCCCGCATTCATGTTCGTGACCGTGTGGCCTATACGACGGCCAAGGGAGACTTTGTCCGGAGAGTTACCGAACTGGCCAGGCGGCTCTATGCAGAAGACAGGAGAATGCACGGGGCGGATGAGCCGCCTCACCGTTGA
- a CDS encoding HXXEE domain-containing protein produces MTFTEWQWLFPLAITVHNLEEAVWLPAWSQRAGRWHRPVEPFAFRFAVVVLTVLAYAATAWSAAGGPESVGAYLLSGYALAMLLNVFLPHLLATVALRRYVPGLATALLCNLPVTAGLLQAAFAEGYVKLPTFAYYAVPVCLGLVASIPVLFAVGRRIKGGPGDGR; encoded by the coding sequence ATGACATTTACAGAGTGGCAGTGGCTCTTTCCGCTGGCCATCACCGTGCACAACCTCGAGGAGGCGGTCTGGCTGCCCGCCTGGTCGCAGCGGGCCGGCCGGTGGCATCGCCCGGTGGAGCCGTTCGCCTTTCGGTTCGCCGTGGTTGTCCTGACGGTCCTGGCGTACGCCGCAACGGCCTGGAGTGCCGCCGGGGGGCCGGAGAGCGTTGGTGCCTACCTTCTTTCCGGGTATGCCCTGGCGATGCTTCTCAACGTCTTCCTGCCGCACCTCTTGGCGACGGTGGCCCTGCGCCGCTATGTGCCCGGACTGGCGACGGCGCTCCTCTGCAACCTTCCGGTTACGGCGGGGCTGCTGCAGGCCGCCTTTGCCGAAGGATATGTGAAACTCCCGACGTTTGCGTACTATGCGGTGCCGGTCTGCCTTGGACTTGTCGCTTCCATTCCCGTTCTCTTTGCCGTCGGGAGAAGGATAAAAGGCGGTCCGGGGGACGGCCGTTGA